In one Molothrus ater isolate BHLD 08-10-18 breed brown headed cowbird chromosome 6, BPBGC_Mater_1.1, whole genome shotgun sequence genomic region, the following are encoded:
- the JDP2 gene encoding jun dimerization protein 2 has translation MMPGQIPDPSLTAGALPGLGPLTGLPGTALTAEELKCADIRNIGAMISPLQFLEVKLGKRPQPVKSELDEEEERRKRRREKNKVAAARCRNKKKERTEFLQRESERLELMNAELKAQIEELKQERQQLILMLNRHRPTCIVRTDSIKTPESEANPLLEQLEKK, from the exons ATGATGCCAGGGCAGATCCCCGACCCGTCGCTGACGGCCGGAGcgctgcctgggctgggcccccTGACGGGGctgccgggcacagccctgaccGCCGAGGAGCTCAAGTGCGCTGACATCCGCAACATCGGGGCCATGATCTCGCCTCTCCAGTTCCTGGAGGTGAAGCTTGGCAAGAGACCCCAGCCTGTCAAAAGTGAG CTGgatgaggaagaagagaggaggaaaaggcgccgggagaaaaacaaagtagCGGCAGCACGATGTCGtaacaagaagaaggagaggacAGAGTTCCTGCAGCGG GAGTCTGAGCGTCTAGAGCTCATGAATGCTGAGCTGAAGGCCCAGATAGAAGAGCTGAaacaggagaggcagcagctcatcCTGATGCTGAACCGGCACCGTCCCACCTGCATCGTGCGGACAGACAGCATCAAGACGCCTGAGAGCGAAGCCAAcccactgctggagcagctAGAGAAGAAGTGA